Proteins from one Paenibacillus amylolyticus genomic window:
- a CDS encoding PAS domain S-box protein, whose amino-acid sequence MSKSITESRSLFEQLYTYAPIGIAVASHVNGRWLQLNPAFCEMLAYSEDELIGTSVVHMIHEEDLHMEEFRSKFWEMTHNTRQMYETEFRLKRKDGSLLWATIRACIVRDETNGEPLYLLVQAADITKQKDAEERLIIQRKQLEESSRISRLLAESSLDLIAIHQADAGRTIQYVSDACKSMLGYEREEIIGQPGTFVIYPEDVSLVEAYMEEQRKGLAPKRISYRLQRKDGSTVWADTITHYVYNDSGELMEMVAVTRDITDSQQQQLSLQEYRSLFDCNPLGVASLDLEGNLLKANVGQEQLTGHSKEELLSRPFDHLIDPVDLEKTRYHFEETVKGTAQSYEIGLIHKDGQRIETHVINVPIILEDKVVGVYGITSDITASKRYVEEIENLSYERALILNGISEGVIGLDLDGNLNFANPAAAEIMNFCPSEITGRPLEELMIQMQSEGIPYASKDTPILQAVREGRGLPRTESVFWRPDGSSFLAEFQLKPILDQGRTRGAVLVFRDMTSVKDIIRAKEAAEHADRAKSEFLAIMSHELRTPLNGIMGMAHLLMETELDEEQKSFAEIMIDSGESLLYILNEILDFSKIEAGKMDLERAPVDIKAMLGTVIELFAMKASEKNIELYYEVSDDIPERIRGDETRIRQILINLVGNAVKFTEHGRIKVSVGANFSDDHGQDNLMLTFKVRDTGIGIPIEKQHELFQSFSQLDPAINRKFGGTGLGLAISKKLVELMGGAIGVQSEVGEGAEFQFTLLVERWLEESSYPNEIRTKDEQQLDRASLAHDIKILIAEDQAVNSHLLEEMLRKFGGVCDIVENGAQAIDSLNKVAYDLVFMDIKMPVMDGIEATCRIRQIHRRYRLLQQLQLLQALVTVRRV is encoded by the coding sequence ATGTCGAAATCCATTACAGAGAGCCGATCTCTGTTTGAACAATTGTATACGTACGCACCCATCGGCATTGCTGTCGCATCGCATGTAAATGGACGGTGGTTGCAGCTTAATCCTGCTTTTTGCGAGATGCTTGCTTACAGCGAAGATGAACTGATCGGTACTTCGGTCGTACATATGATTCATGAAGAAGATCTGCACATGGAAGAATTCCGCAGCAAGTTCTGGGAAATGACCCATAATACACGTCAGATGTACGAGACGGAGTTCCGTTTGAAACGAAAAGACGGTTCGTTGTTATGGGCAACGATCAGAGCTTGCATCGTCAGGGATGAAACGAATGGAGAGCCTCTATATCTGTTGGTACAAGCCGCTGATATTACGAAACAAAAGGATGCAGAGGAACGCCTTATTATACAGCGCAAGCAATTGGAAGAGAGCAGTCGCATATCCCGTCTGCTGGCGGAGTCATCACTGGACCTGATTGCCATACATCAAGCCGATGCTGGTCGTACAATCCAATATGTATCGGATGCTTGCAAGAGTATGCTGGGATATGAAAGGGAAGAAATCATCGGTCAACCGGGAACCTTCGTCATCTATCCGGAGGATGTGTCTTTGGTTGAAGCGTACATGGAAGAGCAGAGGAAGGGCCTCGCTCCCAAACGCATCAGTTATCGACTTCAGCGTAAGGATGGATCAACTGTATGGGCTGATACCATTACGCATTATGTATACAACGATTCAGGTGAACTGATGGAGATGGTCGCTGTAACCCGTGATATCACAGATAGTCAACAACAACAGTTAAGTTTGCAAGAGTACAGATCGTTATTTGATTGTAACCCGCTAGGCGTGGCTTCTCTTGATCTGGAAGGCAATCTGCTGAAAGCCAATGTGGGTCAGGAACAATTGACAGGGCACTCCAAGGAGGAGTTGCTGAGTCGACCTTTTGATCACCTCATTGATCCGGTGGACCTGGAGAAGACCCGATATCATTTTGAAGAGACGGTGAAGGGCACTGCACAGAGCTATGAGATAGGTCTGATACACAAAGATGGACAGCGAATTGAAACCCATGTCATTAATGTACCTATCATTCTTGAGGACAAGGTTGTCGGGGTCTACGGGATTACCAGTGACATTACAGCCTCCAAACGTTATGTCGAGGAAATCGAGAATCTTAGTTATGAACGGGCATTGATTTTGAATGGCATATCTGAGGGTGTGATTGGACTGGACCTGGATGGGAATCTGAACTTTGCCAATCCGGCCGCTGCGGAGATTATGAACTTCTGTCCGAGTGAAATAACGGGTAGACCTCTTGAAGAATTGATGATTCAAATGCAGAGTGAAGGGATCCCGTATGCATCCAAAGATACGCCGATTCTGCAGGCTGTACGTGAGGGACGCGGGCTACCGCGTACCGAATCCGTATTCTGGAGACCGGATGGGTCCAGTTTTCTGGCGGAGTTCCAATTGAAACCAATTTTGGATCAGGGTAGAACCCGTGGGGCCGTGTTGGTTTTCCGCGACATGACATCCGTCAAGGATATTATACGTGCCAAGGAAGCAGCAGAGCATGCCGACCGAGCGAAATCCGAGTTTCTCGCCATCATGAGTCATGAGCTTCGTACACCATTGAACGGAATCATGGGCATGGCCCATCTGTTGATGGAAACCGAGCTGGATGAGGAACAGAAAAGCTTTGCAGAAATTATGATCGATAGCGGCGAATCCCTGTTGTATATCCTGAACGAAATTCTGGATTTTAGCAAAATCGAAGCAGGCAAAATGGATCTGGAGCGCGCACCTGTAGATATTAAGGCGATGCTGGGTACGGTGATCGAGCTGTTTGCAATGAAGGCCTCAGAGAAAAATATTGAACTCTATTATGAGGTGTCGGATGACATCCCTGAGCGTATTCGAGGGGATGAGACCCGAATCCGGCAGATTTTGATTAATCTGGTGGGCAACGCTGTTAAATTCACAGAGCATGGCCGTATTAAGGTAAGTGTAGGTGCTAATTTCTCCGATGACCACGGACAGGACAACCTGATGTTGACCTTTAAGGTGAGAGATACAGGGATCGGCATTCCAATAGAAAAGCAGCATGAGCTGTTCCAATCCTTCTCACAGCTTGATCCGGCCATCAATCGCAAATTTGGCGGGACAGGTCTGGGGCTTGCAATCAGCAAGAAACTGGTGGAGTTAATGGGCGGAGCAATAGGTGTACAGAGTGAGGTTGGTGAGGGGGCAGAATTCCAGTTCACCCTTCTAGTTGAGCGTTGGCTGGAGGAAAGCAGCTATCCCAACGAAATCCGCACAAAGGATGAGCAGCAATTGGATCGAGCTAGTCTTGCTCATGACATCAAAATTTTGATTGCGGAAGATCAAGCGGTCAACAGTCATCTGCTGGAGGAAATGCTGCGCAAGTTTGGCGGGGTATGTGACATCGTTGAGAACGGGGCACAGGCCATTGATTCATTGAACAAGGTTGCATATGATCTGGTGTTTATGGATATTAAGATGCCCGTTATGGATGGGATTGAAGCGACCTGTCGAATCAGACAGATCCACCGGAGATACCGGTTATTGCAGCAATTACAGCTTTTGCAGGCGCTGGTGACCGTGAGGCGTGTCTGA
- a CDS encoding protein-glutamine gamma-glutamyltransferase: MIIVANQPALLNRSEWSDFEWYWLQQLQNRPTRYVYQSMDHLRFEWDLRESLVDAAEGLDRSGVSFASFEKSRCNPAYWNRNAEGGFELKPNVTPAEGIRDIWRNGHLYAFECATATVIVLYGGVLGSIREDAFNSLFRNLLLFDWHYDSDLRLTEKNGSETALPGDVLYFKNPDVSPETPEWQGENTIMLRENWYYGHGIGIARGEDIIRTLNQFRVPGSRVSAYLMDMVIYPDFFYLSRFAENSQNNTAAGSTPVLPGQLYVRLGGSRYLRS, encoded by the coding sequence ATGATCATAGTCGCCAATCAACCCGCCCTGCTGAACCGCTCGGAATGGTCAGATTTTGAATGGTACTGGTTACAGCAACTCCAGAATCGTCCAACGAGATATGTGTACCAATCCATGGATCATCTTCGATTTGAATGGGACTTGAGGGAATCTCTCGTGGATGCAGCGGAAGGACTGGATCGAAGCGGTGTGAGTTTTGCATCCTTTGAAAAATCCAGATGTAATCCTGCCTACTGGAATCGGAATGCAGAGGGAGGGTTTGAGCTTAAGCCCAACGTGACACCCGCTGAAGGCATCCGTGATATCTGGAGAAATGGACACTTATATGCTTTTGAATGTGCAACAGCAACCGTCATTGTGCTATATGGCGGAGTGCTGGGAAGCATTCGCGAAGACGCCTTTAATTCCCTGTTTCGAAACCTGTTACTTTTTGACTGGCATTATGACAGTGACCTGCGATTGACTGAAAAAAACGGTAGTGAAACTGCCCTGCCAGGGGATGTGCTGTATTTCAAAAATCCGGATGTTTCTCCCGAAACCCCCGAATGGCAGGGAGAGAATACGATTATGCTGCGCGAGAACTGGTATTACGGACACGGTATTGGTATTGCACGCGGCGAAGATATTATACGTACCCTGAATCAGTTCCGCGTTCCAGGTAGCCGGGTCTCCGCATACTTAATGGATATGGTGATCTATCCGGACTTCTTTTATTTATCCCGTTTCGCCGAGAACAGCCAGAATAATACTGCCGCTGGCTCTACGCCTGTATTACCCGGGCAGTTGTATGTACGTCTTGGTGGTAGCCGGTATTTACGCAGCTGA